In the Oncorhynchus keta strain PuntledgeMale-10-30-2019 chromosome 14, Oket_V2, whole genome shotgun sequence genome, one interval contains:
- the LOC118394249 gene encoding cholesterol 25-hydroxylase-like protein, with amino-acid sequence MNISTFLKHGNPDGLLLQPLWDDLRAQREFLTSPFLPACFAFLIHLLLCTPFLTFEALGCFWPRINLYRISRTAEPLLLCLQRWVGCCWRIFLKYLTTVLPATALYQRVRIPRFPEVAPSCSLLIGEVIACLLLFDALFFIWHYTMHRVPWLYRRVHQTHHQNRITFALTAQDASPAELLSLQMLALSSAWVVGCHPLSEALFHLLNTWLAIEDHCGYDLPWAIHRLLPCFGGAPFHQAHHHIYRGNYAPYFRHWDWLCGTYLGVREEAGSKHGGRTMRRRRRKKSLGSDCVCAQACMC; translated from the exons ATGAATATTAGTACTTTTCTAAAACATGGGAACCCAGATGGACTGCTGCTCCAGCCGCTGTGGGATGATCTGCGAGCACAACGGGAGTTCCTCACGTCACCTTTCCTGCCCGCATGCTTCGCTTTCCTCATCCACCTTCTCCTCTGCACACCTTTTCTAACCTTTGAAGCGCTGGGATGTTTCTGGCCACGGATAAATCTCTACAGGATCTCGAGGACCGCTGAACCGTTGCTGTTGTGTTTGCAGCGATGGGTTGGCTGCTGTTGGAGGATTTTTCTGAAATACCTGACAACTGTTCTCCCAGCCACCGCGCTTTATCAAAGAGTTAGGATTCCAAGATTTCCCGAAGTCGCGCCATCATGCAGCCTGCTCATTGGGGAGGTTATCGCGTGCCTACTTTTATTTGATGCGCTGTTCTTTATATGGCATTATACCATGCATCG GGTTCCCTGGCTGTATCGGAGGGTCCACCAGACTCATCACCAGAACCGGATCACCTTCGCCCTGACTGCCCAGGACGCCAGCCCGGCTGAGCTACTCTCCCTGCAGATGCTGGCCCTGAGCAGTGCCTGGGTGGTGGGCTGCCACCCTCTGAGTGAGGCCCTGTTCCACCTGCTCAACACCTGGCTGGCCATAGAGGACCACTGTGGCTACGACCTGCCCTGGGCTATCCATAGACTACTGCCCTGCTTCGGAGGGGCCCCCTTCCACCAGGCACACCACCACATCTACAGGGGGAACTATGCCCCCTACTTCAGGCACTGGGACTGGCTCTGTGGGACCTACCTGGGGGTAAGGGAGGAGGCTGGGagtaaacatggagggaggacaatgaggagaaggagaagaaagaagagCCTTGGATCTGACTGTGTGTGCGCACAAGCTTGCATGTGTTAA
- the LOC118393399 gene encoding erlin-2-like isoform X2 — MAQLGAIASIICAIGGAALFASVHKIEEGHTGVYYRGGALLTTTSNPGFHLMMPFITNFKSVQTTLQTDEVKNVPCGTSGGVMIYFDRIEVVNYLVPSAVYDIVRNFTADYDKALIFNKVHHELNQFCSVHSLQEVYIGLFDQIDENLKLTLQEDLTCMAPGLIIQAVRVTKPNIPESIRRNYEMMEAEKTKLLISAQTQKVVEKEAETERKRAVIEAEKLAQVAEIKFSQKVMEKETEKRISEIEDGAFLAKMKARADAEFYTAERAAEANKLKLTPEYLQLMKFQAIAANSKIYFGSKIPQMFVDSGSSSTKASDAMDDLTEQIQDLD, encoded by the exons ATGGCACAGTTGGGTGCCATTGCCTCAATAATCTGTGCGATTGGTGGCGCTGCTCTCTTCGCCTCTGTTCACAAGATTGAGGAGGGACACACTGGAGTTTACTACAG GGGAGGAGCTCTCCTGACCACCACCAGTAACCCTGGGTTCCACCTCATGATGCCTTTCATCACTAACTTCAAGTCTGTGCAG ACCACTCTACAAACAGATGAAGTGAAGAATGTACCATGTGGCACAAG TGGGGGAGTGATGATTTACTTTGACCGGATAGAAGTGGTGAACTACCTGGTGCCCTCAGCAG TTTATGATATAGTGAGGAACTTCACAGCGGATTACGACAAGGCCCTGATATTCAACAAGGTTCACCATGAGCTCAACCAGTTCTGCAGCGTCCACTCTCTACAGGAGGTCTACATCGGCTTGTTCG ACCAGATAGATGAAAACCTGAAGCTGACCTTACAGGAGGATCTGACCTGCATGGCTCCTGGACTCATCATACAG GCAGTCCGAGTCACAAAGCCCAACATTCCTGAGAGCATTCGGAGGAACTACGAGATGAT ggaggCTGAGAAGACAAAGCTTCTGATTTCTGCTCAGACTCAGAAGGTGGTGGAGAAGGAAGCGGAGACAGAGCGGAAGAGGGCTGTGATCG AGGCAGAGAAGTTAGCTCAAGTGGCTGAAATCAAGTTTAGCCAGAAAGTCatggagaaagaaacagagaaaagGATCTCTGAAATtgaag ACGGAGCATTCTTGGCTAAGATGAAGGCCAGGGCCGATGCAGAGTTCTACACAGCAGAGAGAGCGGCCGAGGCCAATAAG tTGAAGCTGACGCCAGAGTATCTGCAGCTTATGAAGTTCCAGGCCATAGCAGCTAACAGTAAGATCTACTTTGGGAGTAAGATCCCCCAGATGTTTGTTGACTCTGGCTCCTCCTCCACTAAGGCCTCTGATGCCATGGACGACCTAACTGAACAGATCCAAGACCTAGACTGa
- the LOC118393399 gene encoding erlin-2-like isoform X1, whose translation MTEPSRASSSFTTWMAQLGAIASIICAIGGAALFASVHKIEEGHTGVYYRGGALLTTTSNPGFHLMMPFITNFKSVQTTLQTDEVKNVPCGTSGGVMIYFDRIEVVNYLVPSAVYDIVRNFTADYDKALIFNKVHHELNQFCSVHSLQEVYIGLFDQIDENLKLTLQEDLTCMAPGLIIQAVRVTKPNIPESIRRNYEMMEAEKTKLLISAQTQKVVEKEAETERKRAVIEAEKLAQVAEIKFSQKVMEKETEKRISEIEDGAFLAKMKARADAEFYTAERAAEANKLKLTPEYLQLMKFQAIAANSKIYFGSKIPQMFVDSGSSSTKASDAMDDLTEQIQDLD comes from the exons ATGACTGAACCTTCACGTGCGAGCTCAAGTTTCACGACCTG GATGGCACAGTTGGGTGCCATTGCCTCAATAATCTGTGCGATTGGTGGCGCTGCTCTCTTCGCCTCTGTTCACAAGATTGAGGAGGGACACACTGGAGTTTACTACAG GGGAGGAGCTCTCCTGACCACCACCAGTAACCCTGGGTTCCACCTCATGATGCCTTTCATCACTAACTTCAAGTCTGTGCAG ACCACTCTACAAACAGATGAAGTGAAGAATGTACCATGTGGCACAAG TGGGGGAGTGATGATTTACTTTGACCGGATAGAAGTGGTGAACTACCTGGTGCCCTCAGCAG TTTATGATATAGTGAGGAACTTCACAGCGGATTACGACAAGGCCCTGATATTCAACAAGGTTCACCATGAGCTCAACCAGTTCTGCAGCGTCCACTCTCTACAGGAGGTCTACATCGGCTTGTTCG ACCAGATAGATGAAAACCTGAAGCTGACCTTACAGGAGGATCTGACCTGCATGGCTCCTGGACTCATCATACAG GCAGTCCGAGTCACAAAGCCCAACATTCCTGAGAGCATTCGGAGGAACTACGAGATGAT ggaggCTGAGAAGACAAAGCTTCTGATTTCTGCTCAGACTCAGAAGGTGGTGGAGAAGGAAGCGGAGACAGAGCGGAAGAGGGCTGTGATCG AGGCAGAGAAGTTAGCTCAAGTGGCTGAAATCAAGTTTAGCCAGAAAGTCatggagaaagaaacagagaaaagGATCTCTGAAATtgaag ACGGAGCATTCTTGGCTAAGATGAAGGCCAGGGCCGATGCAGAGTTCTACACAGCAGAGAGAGCGGCCGAGGCCAATAAG tTGAAGCTGACGCCAGAGTATCTGCAGCTTATGAAGTTCCAGGCCATAGCAGCTAACAGTAAGATCTACTTTGGGAGTAAGATCCCCCAGATGTTTGTTGACTCTGGCTCCTCCTCCACTAAGGCCTCTGATGCCATGGACGACCTAACTGAACAGATCCAAGACCTAGACTGa